Proteins co-encoded in one Colletes latitarsis isolate SP2378_abdomen chromosome 2, iyColLati1, whole genome shotgun sequence genomic window:
- the LOC143351465 gene encoding solute carrier family 22 member 4 isoform X1 gives MGSRMGSRILRDDKEDSMRLFCSQRDEASSKTKDAGRGEKRDPNGNQEVDRFGYYQTIMFAIISLPLFLSAGFTLAYVFTAGGVKYRCLVPECEDPVDAKFDAPWAVDSVPDISEMSKCTRYVVRNHSGECTSLSFSNATRRCDSWVYDPTENTILDEWSLTCDVNRWKLTLVGTINNVGQFVGLIFAGYVSDRYGRRTILTLTTFLSGISGLIHSFSVNYWMFLAFEFIDATVGAGIYSAAFILGMEMAGVKGRVLASTIICCMFAVGEMLLGLIAMWMRSWRLVLRMVYGPALLAILMPFLIPESVRWLLANGEDEKVENIYRKMARMNGLQVSEEAIGKFKALNMVNTDKKEQLTREKKSPAMQILGSSVMMTRLVACSFCWLTNTFVYYGLSLNSVAFAGDKYANFILVAVVEIPAYFLTWFMTDYVGRKITLSSTFLLSGAFCLAIQFVPTGSWTFLPLILYMGGKWCITMSFSTVYIYTAELFPTNLRHSLLGICSMTGRMGSILSPQTPLLAQILPELPLILFGCMGLSAGLLSLIFPETLGTKLPDTVWEAENVGKVKPNQDTQDSPS, from the exons ATGGGGTCCAGAATGGGGTCCAGAAT ACTCAGAGACGACAAGGAGGACAGCATGAGGCTCTTTTGCTCGCAGAGGGACGAGGCGTCGTCGAAAACAAAGGATGCCGGCCGAG GGGAAAAGAGAGACCCGAACGGGAACCAGGAAGTGGATCGTTTCGGATACTATCAAACGATCATGTTCGCGATAATCAGCCTGCCTCTGTTTTTGTCAGCAGGATTCACGCTCGCTTACGTGTTCACCGCCGGCGGAGTTAAATACAG GTGTTTGGTACCAGAGTGCGAGGACCCCGTGGACGCGAAATTCGACGCGCCGTGGGCAGTCGATTCGGTTCCCGATATCTCGGAAATGTCCAAGTGCACCCGCTACGTAGTTCGAAATCATTCCGGCGAGTGCACGAGTCTTTCGTTCAGTAACGCGACTCGTCGATGCGACTCCTGGGTGTACGATCCAACGGAGAACACGATACTCGACGAG TGGAGCCTTACCTGTGACGTCAATCGATGGAAGCTCACGTTGGTGGGCACGATAAATAATGTCGGCCAATTCGTTGGGCTGATCTTCGCCGGATACGTATCCGACAG ATATGGAAGACGTACGATTCTGACGCTCACCACGTTCCTAAGCGGAATCAGCGGTCTGATACATTCCTTCTCCGTGAATTATTGGATGTTTCTCGCGTTCGAATTTATCGACGCGACTGTTGGAGCCGGCATCTACAGCGCTGCGTTCATTTTAG GGATGGAGATGGCAGGAGTGAAGGGCAGAGTCCTGGCTAGCACCATCATCTGCTGCATGTTCGCGGTCGGCGAGATGTTGTTGGGATTGATCGCGATGTGGATGAGATCGTGGCGTCTAGTTCTCCGGATGGTGTACGGGCCAGCGTTGCTCGCCATTTTGATGCCTTTCCTGATCCCGGAATCAGTCAG GTGGCTGTTGGCGAACGGCGAAGACGAAAAGGTGGAGAACATTTATCGCAAAATGGCGCGTATGAACGGGCTGCAAGTCTCCGAGGAGGCGATCGGAAAGTTCAAGGCACTGAACATGGTCAACACCGACAAG aaagagcagctgacgagggaaaagAAGAGCCCAGCCATGCAGATTCTGGGCAGCTCGGTGATGATGACGCGATTGGTGGCCTGCTCGTTTTGCTGGCTGACCAACACCTTTGTCTATTACGGACTGTCGTTGAACTCTGTGGCTTTCGCCGGCGACAAATATGCTAATTTCATACTAGTCGCCGTTGTCGAGATTCCGGCCTACTTTTTAACTTGGTTCATGACCGATTACGTGGGTCGTAAGATCACCCTGTCGTCGACCTTTTTATTGAGCGGTGCATTCTGTCTCGCGATACAATTCGTGCCAACAG GTTCTTGGACCTTCTTGCCTCTGATTCTGTACATGGGAGGGAAGTGGTGCATCACGATGTCCTTTTCCACAGTTTATATTTACACGGCGGAGCTGTTCCCTACGAACTTGAGACACTCTCTCCTTGGAATTTGCAGCATGACCGGTCGCATGGGGTCAATATTGTCACCGCAAACTCCACTTTTG GCACAAATCCTGCCCGAGCTGCCGCTGATTTTGTTCGGATGCATGGGCCTGTCCGCGGGACTTCTGTCTCTGATATTCCCGGAAACGTTGGGAACGAAACTTCCGGACACGGTCTGGGAGGCGGAGAACGTCGGTAAGGTGAAGCCGAACCAAGACACGCAGGATTCGCCGTCTTAA
- the LOC143351465 gene encoding solute carrier family 22 member 4 isoform X2, with amino-acid sequence MRLFCSQRDEASSKTKDAGRGEKRDPNGNQEVDRFGYYQTIMFAIISLPLFLSAGFTLAYVFTAGGVKYRCLVPECEDPVDAKFDAPWAVDSVPDISEMSKCTRYVVRNHSGECTSLSFSNATRRCDSWVYDPTENTILDEWSLTCDVNRWKLTLVGTINNVGQFVGLIFAGYVSDRYGRRTILTLTTFLSGISGLIHSFSVNYWMFLAFEFIDATVGAGIYSAAFILGMEMAGVKGRVLASTIICCMFAVGEMLLGLIAMWMRSWRLVLRMVYGPALLAILMPFLIPESVRWLLANGEDEKVENIYRKMARMNGLQVSEEAIGKFKALNMVNTDKKEQLTREKKSPAMQILGSSVMMTRLVACSFCWLTNTFVYYGLSLNSVAFAGDKYANFILVAVVEIPAYFLTWFMTDYVGRKITLSSTFLLSGAFCLAIQFVPTGSWTFLPLILYMGGKWCITMSFSTVYIYTAELFPTNLRHSLLGICSMTGRMGSILSPQTPLLAQILPELPLILFGCMGLSAGLLSLIFPETLGTKLPDTVWEAENVGKVKPNQDTQDSPS; translated from the exons ATGAGGCTCTTTTGCTCGCAGAGGGACGAGGCGTCGTCGAAAACAAAGGATGCCGGCCGAG GGGAAAAGAGAGACCCGAACGGGAACCAGGAAGTGGATCGTTTCGGATACTATCAAACGATCATGTTCGCGATAATCAGCCTGCCTCTGTTTTTGTCAGCAGGATTCACGCTCGCTTACGTGTTCACCGCCGGCGGAGTTAAATACAG GTGTTTGGTACCAGAGTGCGAGGACCCCGTGGACGCGAAATTCGACGCGCCGTGGGCAGTCGATTCGGTTCCCGATATCTCGGAAATGTCCAAGTGCACCCGCTACGTAGTTCGAAATCATTCCGGCGAGTGCACGAGTCTTTCGTTCAGTAACGCGACTCGTCGATGCGACTCCTGGGTGTACGATCCAACGGAGAACACGATACTCGACGAG TGGAGCCTTACCTGTGACGTCAATCGATGGAAGCTCACGTTGGTGGGCACGATAAATAATGTCGGCCAATTCGTTGGGCTGATCTTCGCCGGATACGTATCCGACAG ATATGGAAGACGTACGATTCTGACGCTCACCACGTTCCTAAGCGGAATCAGCGGTCTGATACATTCCTTCTCCGTGAATTATTGGATGTTTCTCGCGTTCGAATTTATCGACGCGACTGTTGGAGCCGGCATCTACAGCGCTGCGTTCATTTTAG GGATGGAGATGGCAGGAGTGAAGGGCAGAGTCCTGGCTAGCACCATCATCTGCTGCATGTTCGCGGTCGGCGAGATGTTGTTGGGATTGATCGCGATGTGGATGAGATCGTGGCGTCTAGTTCTCCGGATGGTGTACGGGCCAGCGTTGCTCGCCATTTTGATGCCTTTCCTGATCCCGGAATCAGTCAG GTGGCTGTTGGCGAACGGCGAAGACGAAAAGGTGGAGAACATTTATCGCAAAATGGCGCGTATGAACGGGCTGCAAGTCTCCGAGGAGGCGATCGGAAAGTTCAAGGCACTGAACATGGTCAACACCGACAAG aaagagcagctgacgagggaaaagAAGAGCCCAGCCATGCAGATTCTGGGCAGCTCGGTGATGATGACGCGATTGGTGGCCTGCTCGTTTTGCTGGCTGACCAACACCTTTGTCTATTACGGACTGTCGTTGAACTCTGTGGCTTTCGCCGGCGACAAATATGCTAATTTCATACTAGTCGCCGTTGTCGAGATTCCGGCCTACTTTTTAACTTGGTTCATGACCGATTACGTGGGTCGTAAGATCACCCTGTCGTCGACCTTTTTATTGAGCGGTGCATTCTGTCTCGCGATACAATTCGTGCCAACAG GTTCTTGGACCTTCTTGCCTCTGATTCTGTACATGGGAGGGAAGTGGTGCATCACGATGTCCTTTTCCACAGTTTATATTTACACGGCGGAGCTGTTCCCTACGAACTTGAGACACTCTCTCCTTGGAATTTGCAGCATGACCGGTCGCATGGGGTCAATATTGTCACCGCAAACTCCACTTTTG GCACAAATCCTGCCCGAGCTGCCGCTGATTTTGTTCGGATGCATGGGCCTGTCCGCGGGACTTCTGTCTCTGATATTCCCGGAAACGTTGGGAACGAAACTTCCGGACACGGTCTGGGAGGCGGAGAACGTCGGTAAGGTGAAGCCGAACCAAGACACGCAGGATTCGCCGTCTTAA
- the LOC143350257 gene encoding zinc finger C4H2 domain-containing protein isoform X2 yields MSTTETTVIFAKLEALKDIKSKTIQLEKMKQRILQEVEQTEQEEKCLIEYKQEMDLLMQEKMAHVEELRQIHADIHAMEVVIKQAEEARNKARETAKLIHNNDYQPLKHDIDRMRREFLGLERLPELYETESDLISPEWFVRSYFDRPMQKAEWRVEVRGEDLLPPLALHHPSHPGSSTPFLAPQPLQGPSKPEPRPLPPAPGPPAPTFRQQPPPMKSCLSCHQQIHRNAPICPLCKAKSRSRNPKKPKKKD; encoded by the exons ATGTCAACCACGGAAACCACGGTTATTTTTGCGAAATTGGAGGCTCTGAAAGACATTAA GTCAAAAACTATTCAACTGGAGAAAATGAAGCAAAGAATTTTACAAGAGGTGGAACAGACAGAGCAAGAAGAGAAATGCTTGATAGAATACAAACAGGAAATGGATCTCCTAATGCAAGAAAAAATGGCACATGTCGAAGAATTGCGGCAAATACATGCAGATATTCATGCG ATGGAAGTTGTTATTAAGCAAGCAGAGGAAGCCAGGAACAAAGCAAGAGAGACTGCAAAATTGATTCATAATAATGACTATCAACCTTTGAAGCATGACATTGATCGCATGCGCAGAGAATTCTTAGGACTGGAAAGATTACCAGAATTGTATGAAACAGAATCGGATCTCATTTCACCAGA GTGGTTTGTTCGCAGCTATTTTGATCGTCCTATGCAGAAGGCAGAATGGAGGGTGGAAGTACGGGGTGAAGATTTATTACCTCCTCTTGCCTTACACCATCCTAGTCATCCAGGTAGTTCTACACCTTTCCTTGCCCCCCAACCCCTTCAAGGTCCAAGTAAACCAGAGCCAAGACCATTACCCCCAGCACCAGGTCCACCCGCTCCAACATTCAG GCAACAACCGCCTCCAATGAAGTCATGTTTATCATGCCATCAACAAATTCACAGAAATGCACCTATTTGTCCCCTCTGTAAAGCTAAATCTCGATCACGTAATCCCAAAAAGCCAAAGAAAAAAGACTAA
- the LOC143350257 gene encoding zinc finger C4H2 domain-containing protein isoform X4 yields MSTTETTVIFAKLEALKDIKSKTIQLEKMKQRILQEVEQTEQEEKCLIEYKQEMDLLMQEKMAHVEELRQIHADIHAMEVVIKQAEEARNKARETAKLIHNNDYQPLKHDIDRMRREFLGLERLPELYETESDLISPDYFDRPMQKAEWRVEVRGEDLLPPLALHHPSHPGSSTPFLAPQPLQGPSKPEPRPLPPAPGPPAPTFRQQPPPMKSCLSCHQQIHRNAPICPLCKAKSRSRNPKKPKKKD; encoded by the exons ATGTCAACCACGGAAACCACGGTTATTTTTGCGAAATTGGAGGCTCTGAAAGACATTAA GTCAAAAACTATTCAACTGGAGAAAATGAAGCAAAGAATTTTACAAGAGGTGGAACAGACAGAGCAAGAAGAGAAATGCTTGATAGAATACAAACAGGAAATGGATCTCCTAATGCAAGAAAAAATGGCACATGTCGAAGAATTGCGGCAAATACATGCAGATATTCATGCG ATGGAAGTTGTTATTAAGCAAGCAGAGGAAGCCAGGAACAAAGCAAGAGAGACTGCAAAATTGATTCATAATAATGACTATCAACCTTTGAAGCATGACATTGATCGCATGCGCAGAGAATTCTTAGGACTGGAAAGATTACCAGAATTGTATGAAACAGAATCGGATCTCATTTCACCAGA CTATTTTGATCGTCCTATGCAGAAGGCAGAATGGAGGGTGGAAGTACGGGGTGAAGATTTATTACCTCCTCTTGCCTTACACCATCCTAGTCATCCAGGTAGTTCTACACCTTTCCTTGCCCCCCAACCCCTTCAAGGTCCAAGTAAACCAGAGCCAAGACCATTACCCCCAGCACCAGGTCCACCCGCTCCAACATTCAG GCAACAACCGCCTCCAATGAAGTCATGTTTATCATGCCATCAACAAATTCACAGAAATGCACCTATTTGTCCCCTCTGTAAAGCTAAATCTCGATCACGTAATCCCAAAAAGCCAAAGAAAAAAGACTAA
- the LOC143350257 gene encoding zinc finger C4H2 domain-containing protein isoform X1: MSTTETTVIFAKLEALKDIKSKTIQLEKMKQRILQEVEQTEQEEKCLIEYKQEMDLLMQEKMAHVEELRQIHADIHAMEVVIKQAEEARNKARETAKLIHNNDYQPLKHDIDRMRREFLGLERLPELYETESDLISPEWFVRSYFDRPMQKAEWRVEVRGEDLLPPLALHHPSHPGSSTPFLAPQPLQGPSKPEPRPLPPAPGPPAPTFRYHWQQPPPMKSCLSCHQQIHRNAPICPLCKAKSRSRNPKKPKKKD; encoded by the exons ATGTCAACCACGGAAACCACGGTTATTTTTGCGAAATTGGAGGCTCTGAAAGACATTAA GTCAAAAACTATTCAACTGGAGAAAATGAAGCAAAGAATTTTACAAGAGGTGGAACAGACAGAGCAAGAAGAGAAATGCTTGATAGAATACAAACAGGAAATGGATCTCCTAATGCAAGAAAAAATGGCACATGTCGAAGAATTGCGGCAAATACATGCAGATATTCATGCG ATGGAAGTTGTTATTAAGCAAGCAGAGGAAGCCAGGAACAAAGCAAGAGAGACTGCAAAATTGATTCATAATAATGACTATCAACCTTTGAAGCATGACATTGATCGCATGCGCAGAGAATTCTTAGGACTGGAAAGATTACCAGAATTGTATGAAACAGAATCGGATCTCATTTCACCAGA GTGGTTTGTTCGCAGCTATTTTGATCGTCCTATGCAGAAGGCAGAATGGAGGGTGGAAGTACGGGGTGAAGATTTATTACCTCCTCTTGCCTTACACCATCCTAGTCATCCAGGTAGTTCTACACCTTTCCTTGCCCCCCAACCCCTTCAAGGTCCAAGTAAACCAGAGCCAAGACCATTACCCCCAGCACCAGGTCCACCCGCTCCAACATTCAGGTACCACTG GCAACAACCGCCTCCAATGAAGTCATGTTTATCATGCCATCAACAAATTCACAGAAATGCACCTATTTGTCCCCTCTGTAAAGCTAAATCTCGATCACGTAATCCCAAAAAGCCAAAGAAAAAAGACTAA
- the LOC143350257 gene encoding zinc finger C4H2 domain-containing protein isoform X3, with protein MSTTETTVIFAKLEALKDIKSKTIQLEKMKQRILQEVEQTEQEEKCLIEYKQEMDLLMQEKMAHVEELRQIHADIHAMEVVIKQAEEARNKARETAKLIHNNDYQPLKHDIDRMRREFLGLERLPELYETESDLISPDYFDRPMQKAEWRVEVRGEDLLPPLALHHPSHPGSSTPFLAPQPLQGPSKPEPRPLPPAPGPPAPTFRYHWQQPPPMKSCLSCHQQIHRNAPICPLCKAKSRSRNPKKPKKKD; from the exons ATGTCAACCACGGAAACCACGGTTATTTTTGCGAAATTGGAGGCTCTGAAAGACATTAA GTCAAAAACTATTCAACTGGAGAAAATGAAGCAAAGAATTTTACAAGAGGTGGAACAGACAGAGCAAGAAGAGAAATGCTTGATAGAATACAAACAGGAAATGGATCTCCTAATGCAAGAAAAAATGGCACATGTCGAAGAATTGCGGCAAATACATGCAGATATTCATGCG ATGGAAGTTGTTATTAAGCAAGCAGAGGAAGCCAGGAACAAAGCAAGAGAGACTGCAAAATTGATTCATAATAATGACTATCAACCTTTGAAGCATGACATTGATCGCATGCGCAGAGAATTCTTAGGACTGGAAAGATTACCAGAATTGTATGAAACAGAATCGGATCTCATTTCACCAGA CTATTTTGATCGTCCTATGCAGAAGGCAGAATGGAGGGTGGAAGTACGGGGTGAAGATTTATTACCTCCTCTTGCCTTACACCATCCTAGTCATCCAGGTAGTTCTACACCTTTCCTTGCCCCCCAACCCCTTCAAGGTCCAAGTAAACCAGAGCCAAGACCATTACCCCCAGCACCAGGTCCACCCGCTCCAACATTCAGGTACCACTG GCAACAACCGCCTCCAATGAAGTCATGTTTATCATGCCATCAACAAATTCACAGAAATGCACCTATTTGTCCCCTCTGTAAAGCTAAATCTCGATCACGTAATCCCAAAAAGCCAAAGAAAAAAGACTAA
- the LOC143350257 gene encoding zinc finger C4H2 domain-containing protein isoform X5, whose amino-acid sequence MKQRILQEVEQTEQEEKCLIEYKQEMDLLMQEKMAHVEELRQIHADIHAMEVVIKQAEEARNKARETAKLIHNNDYQPLKHDIDRMRREFLGLERLPELYETESDLISPEWFVRSYFDRPMQKAEWRVEVRGEDLLPPLALHHPSHPGSSTPFLAPQPLQGPSKPEPRPLPPAPGPPAPTFRYHWQQPPPMKSCLSCHQQIHRNAPICPLCKAKSRSRNPKKPKKKD is encoded by the exons ATGAAGCAAAGAATTTTACAAGAGGTGGAACAGACAGAGCAAGAAGAGAAATGCTTGATAGAATACAAACAGGAAATGGATCTCCTAATGCAAGAAAAAATGGCACATGTCGAAGAATTGCGGCAAATACATGCAGATATTCATGCG ATGGAAGTTGTTATTAAGCAAGCAGAGGAAGCCAGGAACAAAGCAAGAGAGACTGCAAAATTGATTCATAATAATGACTATCAACCTTTGAAGCATGACATTGATCGCATGCGCAGAGAATTCTTAGGACTGGAAAGATTACCAGAATTGTATGAAACAGAATCGGATCTCATTTCACCAGA GTGGTTTGTTCGCAGCTATTTTGATCGTCCTATGCAGAAGGCAGAATGGAGGGTGGAAGTACGGGGTGAAGATTTATTACCTCCTCTTGCCTTACACCATCCTAGTCATCCAGGTAGTTCTACACCTTTCCTTGCCCCCCAACCCCTTCAAGGTCCAAGTAAACCAGAGCCAAGACCATTACCCCCAGCACCAGGTCCACCCGCTCCAACATTCAGGTACCACTG GCAACAACCGCCTCCAATGAAGTCATGTTTATCATGCCATCAACAAATTCACAGAAATGCACCTATTTGTCCCCTCTGTAAAGCTAAATCTCGATCACGTAATCCCAAAAAGCCAAAGAAAAAAGACTAA
- the Cln7 gene encoding CLN7/MFS domain-containing 8, producing MDWIRKFYNKRSIVFMDDDLETVVERKERWRSIYVIYFTMFLMSLGFSIVLTGIYPYLDKLDNKAGKEFMGYVVAANPLAQMLFSPVIGWWGDKRGSIRVPLLVTLALFVFASGLYSILEILPGDQKMFMVAARFLVGVSSANIAVARSYLSAATKFVERTHAVSMVSLAQVLGFVVGPGLQAAVTPLGENGFYFMNLPVNMYSMTGWINVIMGVLNIVLFLPWNFKERRIALREAMQNKGKATEEETLKSVKPDYVASWTLICAFFVLTFNFVLLETLGTPLTMDQFAWSKKEALYYMGLLMSIGAIVSSIVFCIIGPLCKRFNECKVMMWGGFLFMLIGNIMYIPWGPDPPQIAYVDTSSNRTKDTNATEMLGCPSTQEWCSYTPQLTVMQFFIGFGFITIGYPLGITLIQTIFCKVLGPRPQGVWMGFMTGVGCASRGLGPVFVTVIYTRLGTYYTFGTTGSMLILCMLWLQIVNKRLVPLQIIASKDEVKPDVEIPLVHRLSNNAQELNDVQKIAELQNVIKSSDNHI from the exons ATGGATTGGATTAGGAAATTTTATAACAAAAG ATCCATTGTTTTTATGGATGATGACTTAGAAACTGTTGTTGAGAGAAAAGAACGATGGAGAAGCATCTATGTGATCTACTTTACTATGTTTCTGATGTCTCTTGGGTTCAGTATTGTACTCACTGGAATATACCCATATCTTGACAAG TTGGATAATAAAGCAGGCAAAGAATTCATGGGATACGTAGTTGCAGCTAATCCTTTGGCACAAATGTTATTTTCACCTGTGATAGGATGGTGGGGAGACAAAAGAGGATCGATTAGAGTACCCCTTTTAGTAACATTAGCTCTCTTTGTATTCGCGTCAGGACTTTATAGCATTCTCGAAATTTTACCAGGCGATCAAAAAATGTTTATGGTAGCTGCTAGATTCTTAGTTGGAGTTAGTTCag CAAATATTGCAGTGGCACGGTCTTACCTCTCTGCAGCTACAAAATTTGTAGAAAGAACGCATGCAGTTTCTATGGTATCTCTTGCACAG GTACTAGGATTTGTGGTAGGTCCTGGATTACAAGCAGCAGTTACACCTCTTGGAGAGAATGGtttttattttatgaatttgccTGTTAATATGTATAGTATGACTGGTTGGATAAATGTTATAATGGGAGTTctaaatattgttttatttcttCCATGGAATTTCAAGGAACGTAGGATTGCTTTACGTGAAGCTATGCAAAATAAAGGAAAAGCGACAG AAGAAGAGACGTTGAAGTCTGTAAAACCTGATTATGTAGCATCTTGGACATTAATTTGTGCTTTTTTTGTCTTGACATTTAATTTCGTTCTTCTTGAAAC ACTTGGTACTCCTTTAACTATGGATCAGTTTGCTTGGTCGAAAAAAGAAGCTTTGTATTATATGGGTCTATTGATGAGTATTGGTGCTATTGTTTCTTCTATCGTATTTTGTATAATCGGTCCTTTATGTAAAAG GTTCAATGAATGTAAGGTGATGATGTGGGGTGGTTTTCTATTTATGCTAATTGGCAATATAATGTACATCCCGTGGGGCCCTGATCCTCcacaaattgcttatgtagaca cgTCTAGTAACCGTACAAAAGATACCAATGCTACAGAAATGTTAGGATGCCCAAGTACTCAAGAATGGTGTTCATACACACCTCAACTCACAGTCATGCAATTTTTCATTGGTTTCGGGTTCATCACTATTGGTTATCCGTTAGGCATAACTTTAATACAAACTATCTTTTGTAAGGTATTAGGACCACGGCCACAAGGTGTATGGATGGGTTTTATGACAGGTGTTGGATGCGCATCTCGTGGCTTAGGTCCAGTATTTGTTACTGTGATTTATACACGTTTGGGAACATATTATACGTTTGGTACTACCGGCTCAATGTTAATATTATGTATGTTGTGGTTGCAAATCGTGAACAAGCGTTTAGTTCCTCTACAAATAATTGCTTCAAAAGATGAAGTAAAACCCGATGTTGAAATTCCGTTGGTTCATCGTCTATCTAATAACGCTCAAGAGTTAAACGATGTACAAAAAATAGCAGAACTACAGAATGTGATAAAGTCTAGCGATAACCACATTTGA